AACATTCTTTCCTAGCTCATCTACGTCATCAGAAGTTAAGCTAAGGCCGTATTGAGCATTTATCATATCTATTAGAGCTTGATAGCCAGCTGGGCTGTCTGCTATACCAAAGTATACAAATAGACACATTCCAGTACTGTCAATTGCAGCTGTACCGATTTGCATAGCACGTGCATACTCTATTTGACCTTCTTTTTTAAGAGGATCTATGTCTGCTCCGACTTTTAGGATGTTTCCTGAGATACAGTATCCTGCAGTGTGGTCTGCGCCCATAGTAGTAGTAGCATATGTTAAGCCGATACCCTTGATAGCACGTGGATCATACGCTGGGATTGCTTGGTCTTTTACTACTGGAACACGATATAGTCCGCAAACTTTTCCAACTATAGATGTTCCTCCTGCTATGATTCTAGCAAGTGGAGTAGGATTAGCCATATCTTTAACTATTTCAAGAACTTTTTCTCCATCGCCCCAAGGAATTAATCCGCCTTCCATTGCAGTAGCAACAGCAACAGCAACTTCTATACTGTCAACTCCTACATCATCCATAGCGCGGTCTATATATGCGATAGTATCGAAATCTTTGATACCAGCATCAGCGCCTAGTCCCCAAATAGTTTCATATTCAAAACCACTTGTGATGTATTTACCTTGTTTATCAGGATACCACTGAGAACAACGAATAACGCATCCTTTATGACATCCGTGTGAAACTTTTCCATCTCCACCACGCTCAGTGATAGTTGCATTTAGAGTTTCTCCAGAGAAATTGTCATTGTGGTCTATTCTTCCACCAGTGAAGTTGTTTGCTGGAAGTCCGCCTGCTTCATTAATAATATTAACTAATACATCTGTACCATAAAGTGCAAGACCTTGGCCTGCAACTGGATGGTCTAATAGAGCCTTTGCAAAAACCTTAGAAGCAGCAGCGAAAGCTTCTGGGTCAGCTACTGGTACTTTGCTTGCTCCAGTTTCATCTATGATTATAGCCTTTACATTTTTAGAACCAAGTACTGCTCCTAGTCCACCTCTACCAGCACTTCTAATATTACCTTCAGGGTCTTTGAAAGAAATATTTGCAGATGGAAGTCTGTGCTCACCAGCAGGTCCTATAATTGCAATTCCAACGTGAGAACCATATTTTTCGCCTAGTATACGAATAGCATCATAGTTTCCGCAACCGCCTAAAATTTCAGCTGGAGCAGGCTCGATAGTAACGCCGTTCATATCTAATTTAATTACATAAAACTTATCGTCGCTTGGTTTGCCTTCGATTACAAATGCTTTAATTCCCATTTTAGCTAGCATTTGAGAAGAAGAACCTCCAGTATTTGATTCTTTAATAGTTCCAGTTAGTGGACTTTTAGCTCCTACAGACATACGACCAGAGTTTGGTGCAGATGTTCCGCTAAGTAGACCTGGAGCGAAGATTATTTTGTTGTTTTTTCCAAGTGCATGACATGTTGGGATAACTTCGTCATTTACAAAGCTAGAAGTAAGTGCTCTACCACCTAGTCCAGCATATTTTTCTGGCACATCTGTAATTTCGTGTTTTAGAGTAGCCATGTCAATTCTAATAAATTTTTGCATGAAAAAACCTCCTTCTAAATTTGGTTTAGGTATAATCGTAGCAGATTATACAGGATAACAGTGAAATTCAGTGTTAACCCCATCCTTT
This is a stretch of genomic DNA from Acetoanaerobium sticklandii. It encodes these proteins:
- a CDS encoding aldehyde ferredoxin oxidoreductase C-terminal domain-containing protein; protein product: MQKFIRIDMATLKHEITDVPEKYAGLGGRALTSSFVNDEVIPTCHALGKNNKIIFAPGLLSGTSAPNSGRMSVGAKSPLTGTIKESNTGGSSSQMLAKMGIKAFVIEGKPSDDKFYVIKLDMNGVTIEPAPAEILGGCGNYDAIRILGEKYGSHVGIAIIGPAGEHRLPSANISFKDPEGNIRSAGRGGLGAVLGSKNVKAIIIDETGASKVPVADPEAFAAASKVFAKALLDHPVAGQGLALYGTDVLVNIINEAGGLPANNFTGGRIDHNDNFSGETLNATITERGGDGKVSHGCHKGCVIRCSQWYPDKQGKYITSGFEYETIWGLGADAGIKDFDTIAYIDRAMDDVGVDSIEVAVAVATAMEGGLIPWGDGEKVLEIVKDMANPTPLARIIAGGTSIVGKVCGLYRVPVVKDQAIPAYDPRAIKGIGLTYATTTMGADHTAGYCISGNILKVGADIDPLKKEGQIEYARAMQIGTAAIDSTGMCLFVYFGIADSPAGYQALIDMINAQYGLSLTSDDVDELGKNVLRVERDFNKRAGFTNSHDRLPEFMEYEPIAPHNVVWDFSPEEIDEVMKF